The Armatimonadota bacterium genome includes a region encoding these proteins:
- a CDS encoding TrkA family potassium uptake protein — protein sequence MYLVLVGGGNVGMQLAKRLIARGHEVLILEKDSRSAQRLSNVLGDEHVMHGDGCEIHTQKSAGFNRADVVVAVTGEDEDNLVVCQLAKEQWSVKRVLARVNDPDHEEIFREIGIDHTVSATGIIFSLLEQQLQGDDIVPIGALHRGNVEVVETSLSSRSPLVGKKVRDLSLPQGAFIVWMLRDGQGVTVDGDTEFRIGDMLVTLVPTVSAEDFRSVLTAH from the coding sequence ATGTACCTAGTCTTGGTCGGAGGCGGCAACGTCGGGATGCAACTGGCCAAGCGGCTGATCGCTCGCGGCCACGAGGTGCTGATCCTCGAAAAGGACTCGCGCTCGGCCCAACGGCTTTCGAACGTGCTCGGGGACGAGCACGTCATGCACGGGGACGGCTGCGAGATCCACACGCAGAAGTCGGCCGGGTTCAACCGTGCGGACGTCGTCGTCGCGGTGACGGGCGAGGACGAAGACAACCTCGTCGTCTGCCAGCTCGCCAAAGAACAGTGGAGCGTCAAGCGTGTCTTGGCGAGGGTCAACGACCCCGACCACGAGGAGATCTTCCGCGAGATCGGGATCGACCACACGGTCAGCGCGACGGGCATTATTTTCTCGCTCCTGGAGCAACAGTTGCAGGGTGACGACATCGTGCCGATCGGGGCGCTGCACCGGGGGAACGTCGAGGTGGTGGAGACCAGTCTGAGCAGCCGCTCTCCGCTCGTCGGAAAGAAAGTGCGCGACCTGAGCCTGCCACAAGGGGCGTTCATCGTCTGGATGCTGCGCGACGGGCAGGGTGTGACCGTGGACGGCGACACCGAGTTCCGCATCGGCGACATGCTCGTGACGCTCGTCCCGACCGTGAGCGCCGAAGACTTCCGGTCGGTCCTGACCGCGCATTGA
- a CDS encoding ABC-2 family transporter protein has product MIRKAVALFRLYAADVFAYKAAAVIWVLADMQTALLMPFVWSAVGGVAGMGPGQTVAYYVAAMCVSQFVTCHLLWDIAVDIREGAFSSQLLRPVSYLFASFVRNVAWRLAKAVLFVPVVLVLLPLYGRPDWTGLRFGPEFVLSAVLGQVLAFAAAYCMALVTLWTTEFISIFQVYYFPELLLSGRVVPLGAFPPAVQGLAGCTHFRYTVAFPVEVLFGKASGGVFWAGIGAQVAWTLVFLWLGRVLFRAGVRRYAGFGA; this is encoded by the coding sequence TTGATCCGCAAAGCCGTCGCGCTCTTCCGGTTGTACGCGGCGGACGTCTTCGCCTATAAGGCAGCGGCCGTGATCTGGGTGCTCGCCGACATGCAGACGGCTTTGCTCATGCCCTTCGTCTGGAGCGCGGTGGGCGGCGTCGCAGGCATGGGGCCGGGGCAGACGGTCGCGTACTACGTCGCGGCGATGTGCGTCAGCCAGTTCGTGACGTGCCACTTGTTGTGGGACATCGCGGTCGACATCCGCGAAGGTGCGTTTTCGAGCCAACTGCTGCGCCCGGTCTCCTACCTGTTCGCGAGCTTCGTGCGCAACGTCGCCTGGAGGCTTGCGAAGGCGGTGCTGTTCGTGCCTGTCGTCCTCGTCCTGCTCCCGCTTTACGGTCGTCCGGACTGGACGGGCCTCCGCTTCGGGCCCGAGTTCGTCCTCTCCGCGGTCCTCGGCCAGGTCCTGGCCTTCGCGGCGGCGTACTGCATGGCCCTCGTGACGCTTTGGACGACCGAGTTCATCTCGATCTTCCAGGTCTACTACTTTCCCGAGCTGTTGCTCTCAGGGCGCGTGGTGCCGCTCGGAGCGTTCCCGCCGGCCGTCCAGGGACTGGCGGGATGCACGCACTTCCGGTATACGGTGGCGTTCCCCGTCGAGGTGCTGTTCGGCAAGGCTTCGGGGGGCGTGTTCTGGGCAGGGATCGGGGCGCAGGTGGCCTGGACCCTTGTTTTCTTGTGGCTGGGGCGGGTCCTCTTCCGGGCAGGAGTCCGGCGTTATGCCGGGTTCGGAGCCTAG
- a CDS encoding NAD-dependent epimerase/dehydratase family protein, with protein sequence MRVFIIGGTRFMGLRLAQSYSADLHDVTTFTRTGGSGAGHIQGDRREAGALKRAVSESKPDLIVDMMCMTAQDAVDLVDASACPFVVASSCDVYRNFGCAIGTDSADPDPVPLDEDAHLRDSRYPYRGTERAKRDPWIDDYDKILVEEKVLAAGGTVVRLPMVFGPNDYQHRLFEYLRRMDDGRPAILLGRQQARWTSCRGYVDDMAHAIALAGKGAGQGPKLYNAAYETLMTEAEWVAAIGRAVGWTGVVKTVEDAALPEHLKSPTDFSYDVAVSSERIRRELGYAETKPLSEALRITVAWERENPPTQATAPDYAAEDEALAAAGAG encoded by the coding sequence GTGAGGGTCTTCATCATCGGGGGGACGCGGTTCATGGGACTGCGCCTCGCTCAGAGCTATTCCGCCGACCTGCACGACGTGACGACGTTCACGCGGACGGGCGGCTCCGGTGCCGGTCATATCCAGGGCGACAGGCGCGAGGCCGGGGCCTTGAAGCGTGCGGTCAGCGAGTCCAAGCCGGATCTGATCGTCGACATGATGTGCATGACGGCGCAGGACGCGGTCGACCTCGTCGACGCTTCGGCCTGCCCGTTCGTCGTCGCGAGCAGTTGCGACGTCTATCGCAACTTCGGCTGCGCGATCGGGACGGATTCGGCCGATCCCGACCCGGTGCCGCTGGACGAAGACGCGCACCTCCGCGATTCCCGTTATCCCTATCGAGGGACGGAGAGGGCCAAGCGCGACCCGTGGATCGACGACTACGACAAGATCCTGGTCGAGGAGAAAGTCCTCGCAGCGGGAGGGACGGTCGTACGGCTGCCGATGGTCTTCGGACCCAACGACTACCAGCACCGTTTGTTCGAATACCTGCGGCGGATGGACGACGGCCGCCCTGCCATCCTCTTGGGCCGGCAGCAGGCCCGTTGGACCTCGTGCCGGGGCTACGTCGACGACATGGCCCATGCGATCGCCTTGGCGGGTAAAGGCGCCGGACAAGGGCCCAAGCTTTACAACGCCGCCTACGAGACGCTCATGACCGAGGCGGAGTGGGTGGCCGCGATCGGACGGGCCGTCGGTTGGACAGGAGTGGTCAAGACCGTCGAGGATGCGGCTCTGCCCGAACACTTGAAGTCGCCGACGGACTTCAGCTACGACGTGGCCGTGTCCTCCGAACGCATCCGTCGGGAACTGGGCTATGCGGAGACCAAACCGTTGAGCGAGGCTTTGCGCATCACGGTCGCCTGGGAGAGGGAAAACCCGCCGACCCAGGCGACGGCCCCCGACTATGCCGCCGAGGACGAAGCCCTGGCCGCAGCCGGGGCAGGTTAG
- a CDS encoding tryptophan synthase subunit alpha — protein sequence MSRLSRTFADLSTRGEKALILYVTAGDPSLDDLPGILEALVEGGADVIEVGLPFSDPIADGPVIQAASQRALERGVTTSQVFRALERRPDVPLVLMGYMNPILRRGFDVFAREAVGAGADGVIVCDLTPDEAGSWVTAAHAVGLDTVFLTAPTSTPDRLALVCENATGFVYAVSRTGVTGSSDSGWDEAEDLVGRIRSRTGSPVCVGFGISTPDDVRAVCAFADGAIVGSWLVGLLAKEWDGGRGRDKVVEAVRRLKDATC from the coding sequence ATGAGCCGGCTTTCGAGGACGTTCGCCGACCTTTCGACCCGGGGCGAGAAGGCCTTGATCCTGTACGTCACGGCCGGCGATCCGTCGCTCGACGACCTTCCGGGAATCCTTGAGGCCCTCGTCGAAGGCGGCGCGGACGTGATCGAGGTCGGCCTCCCCTTTAGCGACCCGATCGCCGACGGTCCCGTCATCCAAGCCGCGTCCCAACGGGCTTTGGAACGTGGTGTGACGACGTCCCAAGTGTTCCGAGCCTTAGAACGGAGGCCGGACGTTCCGCTCGTCCTCATGGGCTATATGAACCCGATCCTGCGCCGCGGGTTCGACGTTTTCGCCAGGGAGGCCGTGGGCGCCGGTGCCGACGGCGTCATCGTTTGCGACCTGACGCCTGACGAAGCGGGCTCTTGGGTCACGGCCGCCCATGCCGTTGGGCTCGATACCGTCTTCTTGACCGCTCCGACTTCGACCCCTGATCGGCTCGCGCTCGTCTGCGAGAACGCGACCGGGTTCGTCTACGCCGTTTCGAGGACAGGCGTCACGGGATCGTCGGACTCGGGCTGGGACGAAGCCGAAGACCTTGTCGGAAGGATCCGCTCCCGAACGGGCTCGCCCGTCTGCGTCGGCTTCGGGATCAGCACGCCCGACGACGTCCGGGCCGTCTGCGCTTTCGCCGACGGGGCGATCGTCGGTTCCTGGTTGGTCGGCCTGTTGGCCAAGGAATGGGACGGCGGGCGGGGAAGGGACAAGGTCGTCGAGGCGGTCCGTCGCTTGAAAGACGCGACCTGCTGA
- the rpsD gene encoding 30S ribosomal protein S4, producing MATYRGRRSDICRKVGFNIWGQAKCPSSKRPYPPGQHGPNMRERRMSEYGEQLLAKQVIRRYYGMLEKQFRNTFEKASKMHGNTGLNFLRLLEMRLQTQVYRLGYAKTMEQARQLVSHQHIFVNGKLVDIPSYTCRVGDVVSVRDRESSKGIARRSQYEGAAVPVYIEPDVANMAGKIVTLPEREDFPKFFNEQSVVEFYAR from the coding sequence ATGGCGACTTATCGAGGAAGACGAAGCGACATTTGCCGCAAGGTCGGCTTTAACATCTGGGGACAGGCCAAGTGCCCGTCGTCCAAGCGGCCCTACCCGCCCGGACAGCACGGCCCGAACATGCGCGAACGGCGCATGTCCGAATACGGCGAGCAACTCTTGGCCAAACAGGTCATCCGGCGCTACTACGGGATGCTTGAAAAGCAGTTCCGGAACACGTTCGAAAAGGCCAGCAAGATGCACGGCAACACCGGCTTGAACTTCCTCCGGCTTCTGGAGATGCGGTTGCAGACCCAGGTCTACCGCCTCGGCTACGCCAAGACAATGGAGCAGGCGCGCCAACTCGTCAGCCACCAGCACATCTTCGTGAACGGCAAGCTGGTCGACATCCCCAGCTACACTTGCCGCGTCGGAGACGTCGTCAGCGTCCGCGACCGCGAGAGCAGCAAGGGGATCGCCCGCCGGAGCCAGTACGAAGGCGCCGCCGTTCCTGTCTACATCGAACCGGACGTGGCCAACATGGCCGGTAAGATCGTCACGCTGCCCGAGCGCGAGGACTTCCCGAAGTTCTTCAACGAGCAGAGCGTCGTCGAGTTCTACGCCCGCTAA
- a CDS encoding class I SAM-dependent methyltransferase, translating to MTRSGDHWQSSAQAWIDRVESGDPNRDLLLDPVMLGLVERAGGRRVLDVGCGEGRFCRMLGPRGFACTGIDPTPALVARAAALDPDGRYLMASAERLPFADSSFETVVSYLTLCDIDDYRAAIKEAARVLTPGGRFIAANVNTALGPATGWVKDDRGRKLHWPLDHYAAESGFIAEWCGIRIVNYHRPLSDYFGALLGAGLDLKGFWEPVPEPEAVRRHAGLTDCLRVPNFWVTSWRKPV from the coding sequence ATGACCCGATCGGGCGACCACTGGCAGTCCTCGGCCCAAGCCTGGATCGACAGGGTGGAATCGGGCGACCCGAACCGCGACCTCCTGCTCGATCCGGTCATGCTCGGCCTTGTCGAAAGGGCGGGGGGACGCAGAGTCCTTGACGTCGGATGCGGAGAAGGCCGCTTCTGCCGGATGCTGGGCCCTCGAGGCTTCGCGTGCACGGGGATCGATCCGACACCGGCTTTGGTCGCAAGGGCCGCTGCCCTGGACCCGGACGGCCGCTACCTGATGGCTTCGGCAGAGCGTTTGCCATTCGCTGACTCGAGCTTCGAGACGGTCGTGAGCTACCTCACGTTGTGCGACATCGACGACTATCGGGCCGCGATCAAGGAAGCCGCGCGCGTCTTGACGCCAGGCGGACGTTTCATCGCCGCGAACGTCAACACGGCCCTGGGCCCGGCGACCGGATGGGTCAAAGACGACCGGGGGCGAAAGCTCCACTGGCCTCTCGACCACTATGCCGCAGAGTCGGGCTTCATCGCCGAATGGTGCGGCATCCGGATCGTCAACTACCATCGCCCGCTTTCGGACTACTTTGGCGCCCTCTTAGGTGCAGGCCTGGACCTCAAGGGGTTTTGGGAGCCGGTGCCAGAGCCCGAAGCGGTCCGGCGGCACGCCGGGTTAACGGACTGTCTGCGCGTCCCGAACTTCTGGGTCACGTCCTGGCGGAAGCCCGTTTAG
- the lepB gene encoding signal peptidase I, which produces MPPFGALLAQSEPGGFVLWIDRLARAPLSIVLLFVLSLTLVRVAVYPYLKSVEPDDRGSLYSFARIVNEVCDAVCYAGVVVFMLVRPFGIQTFFIPSGSMIDTLNLYDYIVANKLVYRVQEPRHGDIVVFKPPKRALGHDQEDTDFIKRLIGLPGDVIEWKGKKLVRNGRVVDEPYVDYTVDPNGPVAPKDEWETVMQADFKLVLDGDRVVPVQYSPSTVNMFPLDDQVIDGLTTCAPEYIPNDLRQAKAWRDAPAVAVPPGYLLFMGDNRNGSYDCRGWGLVPRASVIGKSEAIFFPLNRWRWTR; this is translated from the coding sequence GTGCCGCCCTTCGGAGCTTTGCTCGCCCAAAGCGAACCAGGGGGCTTCGTCCTTTGGATCGACCGGCTGGCAAGGGCTCCCCTCAGCATCGTCCTCCTGTTCGTGCTGTCGCTGACCCTCGTCCGGGTCGCGGTTTACCCCTACCTCAAGTCCGTCGAGCCTGACGACCGGGGCAGCCTCTACTCGTTCGCCCGGATCGTGAACGAGGTCTGCGACGCGGTCTGCTATGCGGGAGTCGTCGTCTTCATGCTCGTCCGACCGTTCGGGATCCAGACGTTCTTCATCCCGTCAGGGTCGATGATCGACACCCTGAACCTCTACGACTACATCGTCGCGAACAAGCTCGTCTACCGGGTGCAAGAGCCTCGACACGGGGACATCGTCGTGTTCAAACCGCCGAAGCGGGCGTTGGGCCACGACCAAGAGGACACCGACTTCATCAAACGCCTGATCGGCCTTCCCGGCGACGTCATCGAGTGGAAGGGCAAGAAGTTGGTCCGGAACGGGCGCGTGGTCGACGAACCCTACGTCGACTACACCGTCGATCCGAACGGGCCCGTCGCGCCGAAGGACGAGTGGGAAACCGTCATGCAGGCCGACTTTAAGCTCGTCTTGGACGGAGACCGCGTCGTCCCGGTCCAGTACTCCCCATCGACGGTGAACATGTTCCCTCTCGACGACCAGGTCATCGACGGTCTCACGACCTGCGCCCCGGAGTACATCCCCAACGACCTTCGGCAGGCCAAAGCATGGCGGGACGCCCCGGCTGTCGCCGTGCCCCCGGGCTATCTGCTCTTCATGGGCGACAACCGCAACGGCTCGTACGATTGCCGCGGATGGGGCCTTGTCCCCCGGGCGAGCGTCATCGGCAAGAGCGAAGCCATCTTCTTCCCGCTCAACCGTTGGCGCTGGACGCGCTAA
- the rplS gene encoding 50S ribosomal protein L19, which yields MNKQAILDSVAKTYQKDDVPDIKPGDTVRAHVKVREAGKERIQVFEGIVIAVRHGGIAKNVTVRKISGGIGVERTFPVHSPNVAKFEITRRGKVRRAKLYYLRDKVGKAARIEEKR from the coding sequence ATGAACAAGCAGGCGATACTGGACAGCGTTGCCAAAACGTATCAGAAGGACGACGTGCCCGACATCAAGCCTGGCGATACCGTGCGGGCCCACGTCAAAGTCCGTGAAGCCGGCAAAGAGCGCATCCAGGTCTTCGAAGGCATCGTGATCGCCGTCCGCCACGGCGGCATCGCCAAAAACGTCACCGTCCGGAAGATCAGCGGAGGCATCGGCGTGGAACGGACGTTCCCCGTCCATTCGCCCAACGTCGCGAAGTTCGAGATCACGCGGCGTGGCAAAGTGCGCAGGGCCAAGCTCTACTATCTGCGCGACAAGGTCGGCAAAGCGGCGAGGATCGAGGAAAAGCGCTAG
- the lepB gene encoding signal peptidase I, whose translation MFNLTDLLAQNQMMTIVDKLGRTPLSQIFVLGLVLTVVRVVLYPYFKKTPQHKRYGTYGVAKTVDGIADAIVYASIVVFMLVRPFWFQAFTIPSGSMIDTLLIGDFVFVNKWVYRGGEPKDGDIIVFKPPVVALEPGQDPGTFFIKRLIGSPGDTIEWKDKKMYRNGRLVEEKHAGYTKPGYPEGPRAPESMWPMIPQPDFKLVEDGGQTVPVQVLGDYVNNYSISLDMLQPNSIGTKQPYWPKDKSQAMKWKDAPPAKVPAGYFLFMGDNRNGSSDGRFWGLVPRESIVGRADFIWLPVARWRKLD comes from the coding sequence ATGTTCAACCTCACGGACCTTCTCGCCCAGAACCAGATGATGACGATCGTCGACAAGTTGGGCCGCACGCCCCTGAGCCAGATCTTCGTTTTGGGCCTCGTCCTGACCGTCGTCCGCGTGGTCCTCTACCCCTATTTCAAGAAGACACCGCAGCATAAGCGCTATGGGACGTACGGCGTGGCGAAGACGGTCGACGGCATCGCCGACGCGATCGTCTACGCGTCGATCGTCGTCTTCATGCTCGTCCGTCCGTTCTGGTTCCAAGCGTTCACGATCCCCTCGGGTTCGATGATCGACACGCTCTTGATCGGCGATTTCGTGTTCGTGAACAAGTGGGTGTACCGAGGCGGCGAACCGAAAGACGGCGACATCATCGTCTTCAAGCCGCCGGTCGTCGCATTGGAACCGGGTCAAGACCCCGGCACGTTCTTCATCAAGCGCCTGATCGGCTCGCCCGGCGACACGATCGAGTGGAAGGACAAGAAGATGTACCGGAACGGTCGACTCGTCGAAGAGAAGCACGCGGGCTACACCAAGCCCGGCTATCCGGAGGGCCCGCGGGCCCCGGAAAGCATGTGGCCGATGATCCCTCAGCCGGACTTCAAGCTCGTCGAAGACGGCGGTCAGACGGTCCCTGTCCAGGTCCTCGGCGACTATGTCAACAACTACTCGATCTCCCTCGACATGCTGCAGCCCAATTCGATCGGGACGAAACAGCCGTACTGGCCGAAGGACAAGTCCCAAGCGATGAAGTGGAAGGACGCCCCTCCCGCCAAGGTGCCCGCTGGCTATTTCCTGTTCATGGGCGACAACCGGAACGGGTCGTCCGACGGACGTTTCTGGGGGCTCGTCCCGAGGGAGAGCATCGTCGGCCGCGCCGACTTCATTTGGCTGCCCGTCGCCCGGTGGCGGAAGCTCGACTGA
- the trmD gene encoding tRNA (guanosine(37)-N1)-methyltransferase TrmD, whose translation MRIDFVTLFPEMVQRSVSFSIMARARSSGAVTFETVDPRTFATDKHRSVDDSPTGGGPGMVMMAPPVHEALKSIGACPDTRGDARVVLMDPAGVPFRQRHARDLASCPRLVLVCGHYEGLDERVRTRLCTDAFSVADFVVTGGELPALMVADSVVRLLPGVLGDPESHEDDSFEGGLLGHPLYTRPNEFLGERVPDVLLSGDHGRIRSWRRAQALKRTRESRPDLFAASILHRQDVSLLE comes from the coding sequence GTGCGCATCGACTTCGTGACGCTCTTTCCAGAGATGGTCCAACGATCGGTGTCGTTCAGCATCATGGCCCGAGCCCGGTCGTCCGGCGCCGTCACCTTCGAAACGGTCGACCCGAGGACGTTCGCGACCGACAAGCACCGTTCGGTCGACGATTCCCCGACGGGAGGCGGTCCAGGCATGGTCATGATGGCGCCGCCGGTGCACGAAGCCTTGAAATCCATCGGAGCCTGTCCGGACACGAGAGGCGACGCCCGGGTCGTCCTGATGGATCCCGCAGGCGTCCCCTTCCGCCAAAGGCACGCACGCGACCTCGCGTCCTGCCCCCGGCTCGTCCTCGTGTGCGGACACTACGAGGGACTGGACGAACGGGTTCGGACCCGGCTTTGTACCGACGCCTTCTCCGTCGCCGACTTTGTCGTCACGGGAGGCGAACTCCCGGCGCTGATGGTCGCCGACTCCGTCGTCCGGCTCCTCCCGGGCGTCCTCGGCGACCCTGAAAGCCACGAAGACGATTCCTTCGAAGGGGGCCTGCTCGGGCATCCGCTTTACACCCGTCCGAACGAGTTCCTCGGAGAGCGCGTTCCGGACGTGCTTCTCAGCGGCGACCACGGCCGGATCCGGTCTTGGCGCCGCGCCCAGGCCCTGAAGAGGACCAGGGAGTCCCGGCCCGACCTTTTCGCCGCGTCAATACTCCACCGCCAGGACGTTTCGCTTCTCGAATAA
- the ppk1 gene encoding polyphosphate kinase 1 gives MQTMKGPSGRRDPRSERYVNRELSWLAFNERVLKEAANLDNPLLERLKFLAIFESNLDEFFMVRVSGLIEQESGGITETTPDGLTPTEQLRLIADRALPMRLEGGRLWAKELLPALSAEGIEVIGPHDARLDADAVKEHFERNVFSLCTPLQMEPVSRFPFISNRSLNLAFELEDEEGYKLARIKVPTILPRLVPVDPRTGVYTFLEHVIARNSEAFFPGVHVRAVHRFRVVRDADVEVREIEAADLITAVEQSLNLRRFGDPVLLEYEDDGDTAWADHVRQRLELDELDCWAVPGHLGFDALWELHGIDRKDLKYPQHVPTLRHDLSEPDSIFEAVRSGDVLLHHPYDSFLPVEKFVESASLDDKVAGLKMTLYRVGAKSPIVDSLLDAAQQGKQVAAMVELKARFDESNNLVWSRALEQAGVHVTYGFRDKKVHCKLCLIVRQDPDGVRTYAHIGTGNYNPDTARTYTDLGLFTCDEEVCQDVVELFNTLTGFSKQSAYRKLLVAPYNLREEVIDRIEREIKLHVAQGGGRILFKLNSLVDPEVIDALYEASAAGVEVKLAVRGICCLRPGVKGLSENVEVVSIVGRFLEHSRIYLFENGGDPDVWIGSADMMRRNLDRRIEVLVPVTDKDQVRYLRDDVLLRHFQDNVKAWTMTQEGTYERTDRKGPRFELQEFLTHGPASNLAVREPE, from the coding sequence GTGCAGACCATGAAGGGACCGTCTGGGCGGCGCGACCCACGCTCGGAACGTTATGTCAACCGGGAGCTCAGTTGGCTCGCGTTCAACGAGAGGGTCTTGAAGGAGGCGGCGAACCTTGACAACCCGTTGCTGGAACGCCTGAAGTTCCTCGCCATCTTCGAATCGAACCTGGACGAGTTCTTCATGGTCCGTGTGAGCGGCCTCATCGAGCAAGAGTCGGGCGGCATCACCGAGACGACGCCCGACGGCCTGACCCCGACCGAACAACTAAGGCTCATTGCAGACCGGGCGCTCCCCATGCGGCTCGAAGGCGGCCGGTTGTGGGCCAAAGAGCTGCTTCCCGCACTGTCTGCCGAGGGGATCGAAGTCATCGGGCCCCACGACGCCCGGCTGGACGCCGACGCGGTCAAAGAGCACTTCGAAAGGAACGTTTTCAGCCTCTGCACGCCCTTGCAGATGGAGCCCGTCAGCCGGTTCCCGTTTATCTCGAACCGCAGTCTGAACCTCGCTTTTGAACTCGAAGACGAAGAGGGTTACAAGCTGGCTCGGATCAAAGTCCCCACGATCTTGCCTCGCCTTGTGCCCGTCGATCCCCGAACAGGCGTCTATACCTTCCTCGAACACGTGATCGCGCGCAATTCGGAGGCCTTCTTCCCCGGCGTCCACGTCCGGGCCGTCCACCGCTTCCGGGTCGTCCGGGACGCCGACGTCGAGGTCCGGGAGATCGAGGCGGCCGACCTGATCACGGCCGTCGAACAATCTTTGAACCTGAGGCGGTTCGGAGACCCCGTCCTGCTCGAATACGAGGACGATGGCGACACGGCTTGGGCCGACCATGTCCGGCAGCGGCTCGAACTCGACGAGCTGGATTGCTGGGCCGTGCCTGGACATTTGGGATTCGACGCCCTGTGGGAACTGCACGGTATCGATCGGAAGGACCTCAAGTATCCCCAGCACGTCCCTACTCTCAGGCACGATCTGAGCGAGCCGGACTCGATCTTTGAGGCCGTAAGGTCCGGAGACGTCTTGCTCCACCACCCATACGACAGCTTTCTTCCCGTCGAAAAGTTCGTAGAGTCCGCCTCGTTGGACGACAAGGTCGCGGGACTCAAAATGACCCTTTACCGCGTCGGGGCCAAGTCGCCGATCGTCGACAGTCTTCTCGACGCGGCCCAGCAAGGCAAGCAGGTCGCAGCGATGGTCGAACTGAAAGCTCGGTTCGACGAGAGCAACAACCTGGTCTGGTCGCGCGCTCTGGAACAAGCCGGGGTGCACGTCACATACGGGTTCCGCGACAAAAAGGTCCATTGCAAGCTCTGTCTGATCGTCAGGCAAGACCCGGACGGTGTCCGGACGTACGCCCACATCGGAACGGGCAACTACAATCCTGACACGGCCCGAACGTACACCGACTTGGGCCTCTTCACCTGCGACGAAGAGGTCTGCCAGGACGTCGTCGAACTCTTCAACACCTTGACCGGCTTCTCGAAGCAGTCGGCCTACCGCAAGTTGCTCGTCGCGCCCTACAACCTGCGGGAAGAGGTCATCGACCGGATCGAGCGTGAAATCAAGCTGCACGTCGCCCAAGGGGGCGGCCGCATCCTTTTCAAGCTCAATTCTCTGGTCGACCCTGAAGTGATCGACGCCTTGTACGAAGCGAGCGCGGCGGGGGTCGAGGTCAAGCTCGCCGTCCGAGGGATCTGCTGTTTAAGGCCCGGCGTCAAGGGCCTGAGCGAGAACGTCGAAGTCGTCAGCATCGTGGGCCGGTTTTTGGAACACTCGCGGATCTATCTTTTCGAGAACGGCGGCGACCCCGACGTCTGGATCGGAAGTGCAGACATGATGCGCCGCAACCTGGACAGAAGGATCGAAGTCCTCGTCCCCGTCACCGACAAAGACCAGGTCCGATACCTCCGCGACGACGTCCTGCTTCGGCACTTCCAGGACAACGTCAAGGCATGGACGATGACGCAGGAAGGCACGTACGAGCGCACGGACCGCAAGGGACCCCGCTTCGAACTCCAGGAGTTCTTGACGCATGGACCCGCATCGAACCTGGCCGTACGGGAGCCAGAGTAG
- a CDS encoding bifunctional (p)ppGpp synthetase/guanosine-3',5'-bis(diphosphate) 3'-pyrophosphohydrolase, with product MPALYWLCHAGLVAEGGLMEAVEWAEELHRGQWRDGDVPVPYLCHPLEVLSLVRYVGKVEDQDLLCAAVLHDVVEETSATVGDVRSRFGEKTASLVEELTRTEPGPDVTDGLTADAVWALRSAMLLSEIAGMSPEAATVKLADRISNLKEARSTKRGKKLARYADQTWRILKIVPKTVNPRLWARLKEEAEQTVKPKDKKARRAVRK from the coding sequence ATGCCGGCATTGTACTGGCTGTGCCATGCTGGACTCGTGGCGGAAGGCGGACTCATGGAAGCGGTCGAATGGGCCGAAGAGCTTCACAGGGGTCAGTGGCGCGACGGGGACGTGCCCGTTCCCTATCTCTGCCACCCGCTGGAAGTGTTGTCCCTCGTGCGTTATGTCGGCAAAGTCGAGGACCAAGACCTCCTTTGCGCGGCCGTGCTGCACGACGTCGTCGAGGAGACGTCGGCGACCGTGGGCGACGTCCGGTCTCGGTTCGGCGAGAAAACGGCCTCGCTCGTCGAAGAGCTGACGCGGACCGAGCCCGGTCCCGACGTGACCGACGGATTGACCGCCGACGCCGTTTGGGCTTTGCGTTCGGCGATGCTCCTCTCGGAGATCGCCGGCATGAGCCCCGAAGCGGCGACGGTCAAGTTGGCCGACCGGATCTCGAACCTGAAGGAAGCGCGGTCGACCAAGCGGGGCAAAAAACTCGCCCGTTATGCCGACCAAACTTGGCGCATCCTGAAGATCGTCCCAAAGACGGTCAACCCCCGGTTATGGGCCCGGCTCAAAGAGGAAGCGGAGCAGACCGTAAAACCAAAGGACAAGAAGGCTCGCCGTGCTGTACGAAAGTGA